AGAGGGTGCTGACGAGCTGAACTCCCTGGCCGTGGCCAAGCTGCTCAAGGCCGTGGTCGACAAGGAGCAGCCGCAGCTGGTGATCCTCGGCAAGCAGGCCATCGACAGCGACAACAACCAGACCGGCCAGATGCTCGGCGCGCTGACCGGCTTCGGCCAAGGCACCTTCGCCTCCAAGGTCGAAGTGGCGGGCGACAAGGTCAACGTGACCCGCGAGATCGACGGCGGCCTGCAGACCGTGGCGTTGAACCTGCCGGCGATCGTCACCACCGACCTGCGTCTGAACGAGCCGCGCTACGCCTCCTTGCCGAACATCATGAAGGCCAAGAAGAAGCCGCTGGAGGTGCTCACCCCGGACGCCCTGGGCGTTGCCACCGCGTCCACCGTGAAGACCCTGAAAGTCGAAGCGCCGGCTGCCCGCCAGGCCGGCATCAAGGTCAAGTCGGTGGCGGAACTGGTCGAGAAACTGAAGAACGAGGCGAAGGTAATCTAAATGACTATCCTGGTTATCGCTGAACACACCAATGCCGCCCTGGCGCCGGCCACTCTCAACACCGTGGCCGCTGCGCAGAAGATCGGTGGCGACATCCACCTCCTGGTTGCCGGTGCCGCCTGTGGCGCCGCCGCCGAAGCGGCTGCCAAGCTCGCCGGCGTGGCCAAGGTGCTGGTGGCCGACAACGCCGCCTTCGCCCATCAGCTGCCGGAAAACGTTGCGCCGCTGGTAGCTGCTCTTGTTCAAGAAGCAGGGGGCAAGGGTTACAGCCACATCCTCGCCGCCGCCACCAGCAACGGCAAGAACATCCTGCCGCGCGTCGCCGCCCAGCTGGACGTCGACCAGATCTCCGAAATCATCGCCGTGGAAAGCGCCGACACTTTCAAGCGGCCGATCTACGCCGGTAACGCCATCGCCACCGTGCAGTCTTCGGCGGCGGTGAAGGTGATCACCGTGCGTGCCACCGGTTTCGATCCGGTGGCCGGCGAAGGCGGCAGTGCTGTCGTGGAAGCCGTGGCCGTTGGCGGCGACGCCGGCATCTCGGCCTTCGTCTTTGAGGCGCTGGCCAAGTCCGATCGTCCGGAACTGACCGCGGCCAAGATCGTCGTCTCCGGCGGTCGCGGCATGCAGAACGGCGACAACTTCAAGCACCTGTATGCCCTGGCCGACAAGCTCGGCGCCGCCGTCGGTGCTTCGCGCG
This window of the Pseudomonas mosselii genome carries:
- a CDS encoding electron transfer flavoprotein subunit beta/FixA family protein, with protein sequence MKVLVAIKRVVDYNVKVRVKADNSGVDLANVKMSMNPFCEIAVEEAVRLKEKGVASEIVVVSIGPTAAQEQLRTALALGADRAILVEAVKEEGADELNSLAVAKLLKAVVDKEQPQLVILGKQAIDSDNNQTGQMLGALTGFGQGTFASKVEVAGDKVNVTREIDGGLQTVALNLPAIVTTDLRLNEPRYASLPNIMKAKKKPLEVLTPDALGVATASTVKTLKVEAPAARQAGIKVKSVAELVEKLKNEAKVI
- a CDS encoding electron transfer flavoprotein subunit alpha/FixB family protein, translated to MTILVIAEHTNAALAPATLNTVAAAQKIGGDIHLLVAGAACGAAAEAAAKLAGVAKVLVADNAAFAHQLPENVAPLVAALVQEAGGKGYSHILAAATSNGKNILPRVAAQLDVDQISEIIAVESADTFKRPIYAGNAIATVQSSAAVKVITVRATGFDPVAGEGGSAVVEAVAVGGDAGISAFVFEALAKSDRPELTAAKIVVSGGRGMQNGDNFKHLYALADKLGAAVGASRAAVDAGFVPNDMQVGQTGKIVAPQLYIAVGISGAIQHLAGMKDSKVIVAINKDEEAPIFQVADYGLVGDLFEVVPQLQQVI